The following proteins come from a genomic window of Brachionichthys hirsutus isolate HB-005 chromosome 20, CSIRO-AGI_Bhir_v1, whole genome shotgun sequence:
- the znf512 gene encoding zinc finger protein 512: MVRAVRSAVPESEHLDQASVSAAAVLRVLTAGGAATEEAGPDGMEATRPTIRGTPECFHRNRRLPNRQLFGDVIRWPGQWRRTGVGGSTRCKASSKSGGEQCVAPKSGGQQGAELDLRQGQRPRDLGPRQRQITGARLELRQRPGRTLHSRSDVDPRSGRGSCWTGSNLDDQPSTRSRAELGSQQRARTDPGLEHRRGSRRILGARADLNMKKVQRPEMEQGPTGSNFPQPPEGRVSGSDGAGVGDASTVQQSEDQKPFCLSTKKEPPSYPPGSQEECWQLQIVAKGRVTCPKCKSVSRKTVEGLKKHMENCRLQPFTCPHCGKQLKSSTGMKYHIMADHSHLPSSGDTKDLDDRVIKDKLRKILKRLGKLKCSREGCNGAFTSIMGYVYHMKKCGKEESELEKMLLSCSHCGKAYKSKAGLEYHLKSEHAPVSPSRKREADPVRTASGRVQRASAQVANFHLAEIANNELPKDWPKRKFQSDLVPDDKKLKYARPGLPAFSQEVLRKWKSEVKLQRKVQCPNQGCGSTYTSVSGLKAHLGLCTRGDFEAGKYRCLICSKEFNSESGVKYHINSVHSQDWFVTNKKASKTFEKFLKSQPKQFVHNVAKLNTDRRQQHQFHHQPPQHPLQPLHHLQQQTQYLHPEHQSPPPQADAQHQRPTLHYTSLEPPPQSMWADIRGATPGPEQAPIEVEADEVGKSEVDNTGMRRWQHIQRIRGGAAGPAGADRPVGAETSGHHGAAS, from the exons ATGGTGCGGGCGGTGCGTTCTGCTGTCCCGGAGTCGGAACACCTGGACCAGGCCTCTGTGAGCGCAGCAGCCGTCCTGCGGGTTCTCACCGCGGGGGGAGCGGCGACAGAGGAGGCCGGGCCCGACGGCATGGAGGCGACCCGTCCGACG ATACGAGGAACTCCAGAGTGTTTCCATAGGAACCGTAGATTACCCAACCGCCAGCTGttcggtgatgtcatcaggtggccTGGCCAATGGCGCCGAACCGGGGTCGGTGGCTCCACCCGCTGCAAGGCTTCCTCCAAGAGTGGTGGCGAGCAATGTGTGGCCCCAAAGTCTGGAGGCCAGCAGGGAGCAGAGCTGGACCTCCGGCAGGGTCAGAGGCCCCGAGACCTGGGCCCCAGGCAGAGGCAGATCACAGGAGCACGCCTGGAACTCCGGCAGAGACCGGGCAGGACACTGCACTCCAGATCAGACGTGGATCCCAGGTCGGGACGGGGCTCATGCTGGACCGGATCAAACCTGGATGACCAGCCAAGCACGCGGTCCCGAGCAGAGCTGGGCAGCCAGCAGAGAGCGAGGACAGACCCAGGTTTGGAGCACCGGCGGGGATCCAGGAGGATCCTCGGGGCCAGAGCAG ACTTGAACATGAAGAAAGTCCAGAGGCCAGAGATGGAGCAAGGCCCGACTGGTAGTAACTTCCCACAGCCACCAGAGGGCAGAGTCTCCG GTTCAGATGGAGCCGGTGTTGGTGACGCTTCGACGGTCCAACAGAGCGAGGATCAGAAACCTTTCTGCTTGTCCACCAAGAAAGAGCCTCCTTCCTACCCCCCAG GAAGTCAGGAGGAATGCTGGCAGCTCCAGATTGTGGCCAAAGGCAGAGTCACCTGTCCGAAATGTAAAAGTGTGAGCAGGAAGACCGTGGAGGGGCTGAAGAAGCACATGGAGAACTGCAGACTG CAACCCTTCACCTGTCCACACTGTGGGAAGCAGCTGAAATCCTCAACGGGCATGAAGTATCACATCATGGCGGACCACAGCCACCTG CCATCTTCAGGCGACACGAAGGACCTGGATGATCGCGTCATCAAAGACAAGCTGCGTAAAATCCTCAAGAGGCTGGGCAAATTAAAATGCTCCAGAGAG GGGTGCAATGGCGCCTTCACCAGCATCATGGGCTACGTGTACCACATGAAGAAGTGTGGGAAGGAGGAGTCCGAGTtggagaagatgctgctgagctGCTCTCACTGTGGGAAAGCCTACAAGTCCAAGGCCGGTTTGGAGTACCACCTGAAATCAGAGCACGCTCCTGTGAGTCCGTCCAGAAAGCG GGAGGCCGACCCAGTGCGGACGGCCAGCGGCAGAGTTCAGCGAGCGTCGGCTCAGGTGGCCAACTTCCATCTGGCTGAGATCGCCAACAACGAGCTGCCCAAGGACTGGCCCAAGAGGAAGTTCCAGTCCGACCTGGTGCCAGACGACAAAAAG CTGAAATACGCCCGCCCAGGCCTGCCCGCCTTCAGCCAGGAGGTGCTCAGGAAGTGGAAGAGTGAAGTGAAGCTGCAGAGGAAGGTCCAGTGTCCCAACCAG GGTTGTGGCAGCACCTACACCAGCGTGTCTGGACTGAAGGCTCATCTGGGACTGTGCACGAGG GGGGACTTTGAGGCTGGAAAGTACAGATGTCTGATCTGCAGTAAAGAGTTTAACTCTGAAAGTGGCGTGAAGTACCACATCAACTCGGTCCATTCTCAG gACTGGTTTGTGACAAACAAAAAGGCCTCCAAGACATTTGAGAAGTTTCTCAAAAGCCAGCCCAAGCAGTTTGTCCATAACGTGGCCAAACTGAATACGGATCGGCGCCAGCAGCATCAGTTCCATCACCAGCCGCCGCAGCACCCTCTGCAGCCACTGCATCACCTCCAACAGCAAACCCAGTACCTGCACCCGGAGCACCAGAGTCCCCCCCCACAGGCGGACGCCCAGCACCAGCGGCCGACGCTCCACTACACGTCTCTGGAGCCTCCGCCTCAGTCGATGTGGGCGGACATCAGGGGAGCCACGCCGGGACCCGAGCAGGCCCCCATTGAGGTGGAAGCAGACGAGGTGGGCAAGTCGGAAGTGGACAACACCGGCATG CGGAGGTGGCAGCACATCCAGCGGATCAGAGGCGGAGCGGCAGGACCGGCGGGGGCCGATCGACCAGTGGGAGCGGAGACGTCCGGGCACCACGGAGCCGCATCCTGA